One part of the Salvelinus sp. IW2-2015 linkage group LG28, ASM291031v2, whole genome shotgun sequence genome encodes these proteins:
- the LOC111954360 gene encoding E3 ubiquitin-protein ligase TRIM39-like: MALCNTLLSEENFLCSICLDVFTEPVTISCGHNFCMACIRKYWDSDDLCQCPICRKKFDRRPDICINAFISEMAAQFRKSVQLRASRSPDQNFAELGRVACDVCTGTKLKALKSCLVCLTSYCETHLQIAPALKRHELIDPVKRLEDRMCKEHNKPLDLFCRTDQMCVCVQCKKTDHKTHYTVPLEEEYGKKKAQLGQTEAEVQQMIHERLQKVQEMKHSVEISKREAKREIADSVQVFTALVRSIERSQVELIEVVEEKQKATERRAEGLIIDLEQEITDLRRRRSELKQLSHTEDHLHLLQSSPSLCSLPPNKDWSEISVHHSLSVETVRRAMSQLHETIRSEVKKLCDAELKWMQQWSVDVTLDPDTAHPSLILSEDRKQVRYGIREQNLPDNPKRFSKGASVLGKDGFSGRLYYEVQVKEKTKWDLGVAKESINRKNDIFLGPENGYWTIWLRNANEYAANDDPAVNFLLREKPQKVGVFVDYEEGQVSFYDVEARCHIYSFTGCTFTERIYPYFCPCLNDGGKNSAPLIITPVNHTD, from the coding sequence ATGGCGTTATGCAACACTCTCCTGTCTGAAGAGAACTTCCTGTGCTCTATCTGTCTGGACGTGTTCACTGAGCCAGTGACCATTTCATGTGGACACAACTTCTGCATGGCCTGCATCAGAAAGTACTGGGACAGTGATGACCTGTGCCAATGTCCAATCTGTAGAAAGAAATTCGACAGGAGACCTGATATTTGCATCAATGCTTTCATTTCTGAGATGGCTGCTCAGTTCAGGAAGTCAGTTCAACTGAGAGCTAGCCGCAGCCCAGACCAAAACTTTGCCGAGCTTGGGAGAGTGGCCTGTGACGTGTGCACTGGGACGAAGCTGAAGGCTCTGAAGTCATGCCTGGTCTGTCTGACTTCATACTGTGAGACTCACCTGCAGATAGCCCCAGCCCTGAAGAGACATGAGCTGATTGACCCAGTAAAGAGGCTGGAAGACAGGATGTGTAAGGAGCATAACAAACCTCTGGACCTGTTCTGTAGGACTGAtcagatgtgtgtttgtgtccagtgCAAGAAAACAGACCACAAGACTCACTACACTGTCCCTCTAGAGGAAGAGTATGGAAAAAAGAAGGCTCAGCTGGGGCAGACAGAGGCAGAAGTGCAGCAGATGATCCACGAGCGACTGCAGAAGGTTCAGGAAATGAAACACTCAGTAGAGATCAGCAAGagagaagcaaagagagagatagcagacagCGTGCAGGTCTTCACTGCTCTGGTGCGCTCCATTGAGAGAAGCCAGGTTGAGCTCATTGAGGTAGTTGAGGAGAAGCAGAAAGCAACCGAGAGGCGGGCTGAAGGACTCATTATAGATCTGGAGCAGGAAATCACTGATCTACGTAGGAGACGCAGTGAGCTGAAGCAGCTGTCACACACTGaggaccacctccacctccttcaGAGCTCCCCATCCCTCTGCAGCCTTCCACCTAACAaggactggtctgagatcagtgttCACCACAGTCTGAGTGTGGAGACAGTGAGGAGAGCTATGTCTCAGCTGCATGAGACAATCAGGAGTGAAGTGAAGAAGTTGTGTGATGCTGAGCTGAAGTGGATGCAGCAGTGGTCAGTGGATGTCACTCTGGACCCTGATACAGCCcacccctctctcatcctctctgagGACAGGAAACAAGTCAGATATGGAATTAGAGAACAGAATctccctgacaacccaaagagGTTTTCAAAGGGTGCCAGTGTCCTGGGAAAAGATGGCTTCTCTGGGAGATTATACTATGAGGTGCAAGTCAAGGAGAAGACTAAATGGGATTTAGGAGTGGCCAAAGAGTCCATCAACAGGAAGAATGACATTTTCCTGGGTCCTGAGAATGGCTACTGGACCATATGGCTGAGGAACGCAAATGAATATGCAGCTAATGATGACCCAGCTGTCAACTTCCTCCTGAGAGAGAAGCCCCagaaggtgggggtgtttgtggattatgaggagggtcaggtctcctTTTACgatgtggaggccaggtgtcATATCTACTCTTTCACTGGCTGCACCTTCACTGAGAGAATCTATCCATACTTCTGCCCCTGTCTTAATGATGGTGGTAAAAACTCTGCCCCTCTGATCATCACTCCTGTCAATCACACAGACTGA